The proteins below are encoded in one region of Lactuca sativa cultivar Salinas chromosome 3, Lsat_Salinas_v11, whole genome shotgun sequence:
- the LOC111898149 gene encoding uncharacterized protein LOC111898149 isoform X4, giving the protein MGLVSSNQYPLILFLLHHYSNLRGVSVINSVSTSYFTTAQIFMLMLTPATLQTISIKRIDSTLLGDYPTSINAGFQGPTHEPDSERAESMELCGGFSFD; this is encoded by the exons ATGGGGTTAGTGTCATCAAATCAGTATCCACTAATTCTCTTTCTACTTCACCACTACTCAAATCTTCGTGGGGTTAGTGTCATTAACTCAGTATCCACTTCCTACTTCACCACCGCTCAAATCTTCATGTTGATGCTCACCCCCGCCACTTTGCAAACCATCTCCATCAAGCGAATCGATTCAACCCTACTCGGAGACTACCCCACAAGTATCAACGCCGGCTTCCAG GGACCAACACATGAACCAGATTCTGAAAGGGCCGAATCCATGGAGTTGTGTGGTGGTTTTTCCTTTG ATTAA
- the LOC111898149 gene encoding uncharacterized protein LOC111898149 isoform X1: protein MGLVSSNQYPLILFLLHHYSNLRGVSVINSVSTSYFTTAQIFMLMLTPATLQTISIKRIDSTLLGDYPTSINAGFQGPTHEPDSERAESMELCGGFSFGNEEKEKHQLSFHQTTLLPSSKCISNINYHSTKLLFFLPVSASLVQVKIDGDGHVPTINSRKWLQVMKLID, encoded by the exons ATGGGGTTAGTGTCATCAAATCAGTATCCACTAATTCTCTTTCTACTTCACCACTACTCAAATCTTCGTGGGGTTAGTGTCATTAACTCAGTATCCACTTCCTACTTCACCACCGCTCAAATCTTCATGTTGATGCTCACCCCCGCCACTTTGCAAACCATCTCCATCAAGCGAATCGATTCAACCCTACTCGGAGACTACCCCACAAGTATCAACGCCGGCTTCCAG GGACCAACACATGAACCAGATTCTGAAAGGGCCGAATCCATGGAGTTGTGTGGTGGTTTTTCCTTTG GTAACGAAGAGAAAGAAAAACATCAATTATCATTCCACCAAACTACTCTTCTTCCTTCCAGTAAGTGCATCTCTAACATCAATTATCATTCCACCAAACTACTCTTCTTCCTTCCAGTAAGTGCATCTCTG GTACAAGTCAAAATAGATGGAGATGGACATGTCCCAACCATAAACTCCCGGAAGTGGCTACAAGTCATGAAACTAATTGATTGA
- the LOC111898149 gene encoding uncharacterized protein LOC111898149 isoform X3: protein MGLVSSNQYPLILFLLHHYSNLRGVSVINSVSTSYFTTAQIFMLMLTPATLQTISIKRIDSTLLGDYPTSINAGFQGPTHEPDSERAESMELCGGFSFGNEEKEKHQLSFHQTTLLPSSTSQNRWRWTCPNHKLPEVATSHETN from the exons ATGGGGTTAGTGTCATCAAATCAGTATCCACTAATTCTCTTTCTACTTCACCACTACTCAAATCTTCGTGGGGTTAGTGTCATTAACTCAGTATCCACTTCCTACTTCACCACCGCTCAAATCTTCATGTTGATGCTCACCCCCGCCACTTTGCAAACCATCTCCATCAAGCGAATCGATTCAACCCTACTCGGAGACTACCCCACAAGTATCAACGCCGGCTTCCAG GGACCAACACATGAACCAGATTCTGAAAGGGCCGAATCCATGGAGTTGTGTGGTGGTTTTTCCTTTG GTAACGAAGAGAAAGAAAAACATCAATTATCATTCCACCAAACTACTCTTCTTCCTTCCA GTACAAGTCAAAATAGATGGAGATGGACATGTCCCAACCATAAACTCCCGGAAGTGGCTACAAGTCATGAAACTAATTGA
- the LOC111898149 gene encoding uncharacterized protein LOC111898149 isoform X2 yields the protein MGLVSSNQYPLILFLLHHYSNLRGVSVINSVSTSYFTTAQIFMLMLTPATLQTISIKRIDSTLLGDYPTSINAGFQGPTHEPDSERAESMELCGGFSFGNEEKEKHQLSFHQTTLLPSSKCISNINYHSTKLLFFLPVQVKIDGDGHVPTINSRKWLQVMKLID from the exons ATGGGGTTAGTGTCATCAAATCAGTATCCACTAATTCTCTTTCTACTTCACCACTACTCAAATCTTCGTGGGGTTAGTGTCATTAACTCAGTATCCACTTCCTACTTCACCACCGCTCAAATCTTCATGTTGATGCTCACCCCCGCCACTTTGCAAACCATCTCCATCAAGCGAATCGATTCAACCCTACTCGGAGACTACCCCACAAGTATCAACGCCGGCTTCCAG GGACCAACACATGAACCAGATTCTGAAAGGGCCGAATCCATGGAGTTGTGTGGTGGTTTTTCCTTTG GTAACGAAGAGAAAGAAAAACATCAATTATCATTCCACCAAACTACTCTTCTTCCTTCCAGTAAGTGCATCTCTAACATCAATTATCATTCCACCAAACTACTCTTCTTCCTTCCA GTACAAGTCAAAATAGATGGAGATGGACATGTCCCAACCATAAACTCCCGGAAGTGGCTACAAGTCATGAAACTAATTGATTGA
- the LOC111898143 gene encoding glucose-6-phosphate 1-dehydrogenase 6, cytoplasmic — MGSGQWSVENRAPLKNEALVSEYEPETGCLSIIVLGASGDLAKKKTFPALFHLYRQGFIQSHDVHIFGYARTKISDNDLRDRIRGYLTPCKGFESTHEEDVGQFLQLIKYVAGAYDTEEGFRSLDKAISEYELSKNSTEGSSRRLFYLALPPSVYPSVCKMIKSYCMNKSDLGGWTRIVVEKPFGKDLESAEELSAQIGELFEEPQIYRIDHYLGKELVQNLMVLRFANRFFLPLWNRDNISNIQIVFREDFGTEGRGGYFDQYGIIRDIIQNHLLQVLCLVAMEKPVSLKPEHVRDEKVKVLQSVLPIEDNEVVLGQYEGYRDDPTVPDNSNTPTFATMVLRIHNERWEGVPFIMKAGKALNSRKAEIRVQFKDVPGDIYKCQKQGRNEFVIRLQPSEAMYMKLTVKQPGLEMHTAQSELDLSYRQRYQQTVIPEAYERLILDTIRGDQQHFVRRDELKAAWEIFTPLLHKIDRGEVKSVPYKPGSRGPEGADKLAEKAGFVQTHGYIWIPPTL, encoded by the exons ATGGGATCAGGTCAATGGTCTGTTGAAAACAGAGCTCCTCTTAAGAACGAAGCTCTGGTGAGTGAGTATGAGCCTGAAACTGGATGTCTCTCGATTATCGTGCTTGGGGCTTCTGGTGATCTTGCGAAGAAGAAGACGTTTCCTGCACTCTTTCATCTCTATCGTCAGGGATTTATTCAATCGCACGATGTTCATATCTTCGGCTATGCGAGGACCAAAATTTCAGACAACGACTTGAGAGATCGCATTCGTGG ATATCTTACACCATGCAAAGGTTTTGAGAGCACACATGAGGAAGATGTAGGCCAGTTTCTGCAATTG ATCAAATATGTAGCTGGTGCTTATGATACTGAAGAGGGATTTCGATCATTAGACAAGGCAATTTCTGAATATGAGCTATCAAAAAACAGTACAGAAGGATCATCAAGAAGACTCTTCTACCTTGCCCTTCCTCCTTCTGTTTATCCATCAGTCTGCAAAATGATCAAGAGCTATTGCATGAATAAAT CTGATCTTGGTGGATGGACTCGAATTGTTGTTGAGAAGCcttttggaaaggatttggaatcTGCTGAAGAACTCAGTGCCCAAATTGGAGAACTATTTGAAGAACCACAAATCTATCGTATCGATCATTATTTAGGAAAAGAATTGGTGCAAAACTTG ATGGTGCTTCGTTTTGCAAATCGGTTCTTCTTGCCCCTATGGAATCGTGACAACATTTCCAATATTCAG attgtgtttagagAGGATTTTGGAACTGAAGGTCGAGGTGGATATTTCGATCAATAtgg TATTATCAGAGACATCATTCAGAATCATCTATTACAG GTGCTTTGTCTAGTTGCTATGGAGAAACCTGTTTCTTTAAAGCCTGAGCATGTTCGTGATGAGAAAGTGAAG GTTCTCCAATCTGTTCTTCCAATTGAAGACAATGAAGTTGTTCTTGGACAATATGAAGGTTATAGAGATGATCCCACAGTTCCAGACAACTCAAACACTCCCACATTTGCCACCATGGTTCTCAGGATCCACAATGAAAGATGGGAAG GTGTTCCCTTTATTATGAAGGCAGGAAAAGCATTGAATTCAAGAAAGGCAGAGATTCGTGTGCAATTTAAGGATGTTCCTGGCGACATATATAAAT gTCAAAAGCAAGGCAGAAATGAGTTTGTCATCAGACTACAACCTTCAGAGGCCATGTACATGAAGCTAACA GTGAAGCAACCTGGGCTTGAGATGCACACAGCTCAGAGTGAATTAGACTTGTCTTACAGGCAACGATATCAACAAACCGTCATTCCAGAAGCTTATGAACGTTTGATTCTTGACAC AATAAGAGGCGATCAACAACATTTCGTTCGCAGAGACGAGCTAAAG GCAGCATGGGAGATATTTACGCCTCTTCTACACAAAATCGATAGAGGGGAAGTGAAATCAGTGCCATACAAGCCTGGAAGCAGAGGCCCAGAAGGAGCAGATAAATTGGCCGAGAAAGCCGGGTTTGTTCAAACCCATGGATACATATGGATACCTCCGACTTTGTAG